The Paenibacillus sp. genomic sequence GGGTGAACGCCGCCATTCGGGAGCGCATGCCCGAGGATTTGACGCTGGACCAATACGCGGTCATCCGCTACATGCGCAAGCGCGACCGCAGCACGTCGACCGAGATCGCGGATGTGTTCTGCGTCGGCAAAAGCTCCGTGACGGCGATCATCAACCGGCTGCATGACAAAGGGCTGATCGAACGATTCCCGGACGAGAAAGACCGCCGCGTGACGTCGCTGCGGCTGACGGACGAAGGCCGGCGGCTCGGGGACGCGATGGAGGATCGCATTCAGGAGCTCCTCAGCGGGTATTTGCAGCATTTCGACGTCAAAGAAGCTTTCGCATTCATCGAATTGTTCGAGAAGCTGGCCCATCTGCTCATGGAGCGAATGGGACCGGAGCGCGAAGAGGGAGGGAACGAATGATGCGCGCGATATTGAAATGGCGCTGGCTCGTCTTCGCGGCGTGGATCGCGGCGACGGCCGCGCTCGTCGTTGCCGCTCCGAACATGGAGGAGCTCGTCCGCACGAAAGGGCAAATCGAGGTGCCGGACGGCTATTCGTCTTCGGTCGCGGCGGAGCTGATCGACGAGCTGAACGCCGGGAAAGCGGAAGGCGGCGAAGGCGCTTCTGCGGTGCTCGTCCTGCACGACGGGGAGGGGCTCGGCGAGGAGGGGCTCGCAGCCGCGCGCGAGGCGATCGAGCGGCTCAAGGCCGGCGAGGCCGAGTACGGCATCACCGGCGTGACGACCCACTTCGATACGCCGGAGCTGGAAAGCCAGCTCGTGTCCGAAGACGGGACGACGGCGCTCGCGCTCGTGACGATCGATATGGGCGGACGGACGCCGGCCGAGGCGAAAGACGCGCTGTACGAAGCGATCGGAGACACCTCGCTCGAGCATTATTACACGGGCGGCTGGCTCATTTCGGAGGACGTCATTCAGAGTTCTCAGGCGGGGCTGAAAAAGACGGAATGGATTACGCTCGTGTTCATTCTGGCCATTTTGTTCGTCGTATTCCGCTCGGCGGTCGCGCCGTTCATTCCGCTCGTCGCGGTCGGCTTCAGCTACGTCGCGGCGCAGTCGATCGTCGCGTTCCTCGTGGACGGCTTCGATTTTCCGCTGTCGAATTTTACGCAGATTTTTCTCGTCGCCGTCCTGTTCGGCATCGGCACGGACTACTGCATTTTGCTGATCAGCCGGTTTAAGGAAGAGCTGGCGCATGCGGACAACGTGCAGGATGCGGTGCTGGCGACGTATCGGGCATCGGGCAAAACGGTGTTGTTTTCCGGCCTCGCGGTGCTCGTCGGCTTTACGTCGATCGGCTTCTCCAAGTTCGTGCTGTACCAATCGGCCGCCGCGGTCGCCGTCGGGGTCGCGGTGATGCTGCTCGCGCTCGTTACGCTCGTGCCGTTCTTTATGGCGACGCTCGGCCCGAAGCTGTTCTGGCCGGCGCGCGGCTCGCTCGAGCATAAGCCGAGCCGGCTGTGGGGCGCGGTCGGCTCCTTCGCCTTGAAGCGGCCGGTCTGGGCGCTGCTCGTGCTGGCGGCGGTGACGGTGCCGGCGCTGTCCGTATATCAAGGTTCGACGTCGTTCAACTCGCTCGATGAGATCGGCGACAAATACGAGTCGGTCAAGGCGTTCAACCTGATCGCGGAGGGCTTCGGCCCCGGGGACTCGCTGCCGACGACCGTCGTCTTGAAGGCGGACCGGCCGTTCGATACGCCGGAGGGGCTCGCGGCCGTCGAGCAGGTGTCGCGGGAGCTGGCGCAGGTGGACGGCGTGAAGCTCGTCCGCAGCGCGACGCGCCCGACGGGCGACGCGATCGAGGATTTACGAATCGCGAAGCAGGCGGAGACGCTGGGGAGCGGCATCGGAGAGGCCGGCGACGGCCTCGGACAAATCGGCTCGGGGCTGCAGGAGGCCGGCGAAGCGCTGAAGGCGAACGCGCCGAAGCTGCAGGACGCTGCCGCGGGAGCGGGGCAGCTCGTCGACGGGACGATCGAGTTGAAGACCGGCGTCATCCAGCTAGGCGACGGGCTGCAGCGCATCGAGCAGGGGCTGCGCGAGGGCTCGGTCGGCGCGGCGGAGCTGGCGCAGGGGCTGCGCGAGGCGCATGCGAGCGCCGAGCAGCTAAGCGCGGCGGCCGCGCAGCTGTCGCAGAGCTACCGGACGATCGGCGTCGGGCTCGATGCATTGGCAGGCGCGTATGAGCAGACGACGGCGAAGCAGGCGGAGCTGACGGCCGGCCTCGCGTCGGTCGGGCAAGGGCTCGACGCGCTCGCGGCGAACTATCCGGAGCTGCAGGACGATGCGGGCTTCCAGCAGGTGCGGGGCGCCGTCGCGCAGCTCGCGGACGGCTCGGCGCAGCTGAACGAAGGGCTCGCGCAGCTGAACGAGCAGCTCGAAGCCGTCGCCGGCGGCGTGAAGCAGGCGAACGCCGGCTTGGAGCAGGCGGCCGCGGGTCAGCAGGCGCTGACGCAGGGGCTCGCGCAGCTGGCGGAGGGCATCGAGCAGCTGCAAGCGGGCATCGAGCAGGCCGCGGCGGGCCAAGGCCAAATCGTCGCCAAGCTGCCGGAATTGAACGGCGGCTTCGACCGGCTGACCGAAGGACAGCGCGAGCTGCAGAGCGGATTCGCGCAGCTGTCCGCGCAGCTCGGGGAGCTGACGAACGGCTTGGATCAGAGCGTGGACGGCTTGACGCAGGTGACGGAAGGGCTCGCGTCCGCGCAGGAGTATCTCGCAGGGCTGTCGTCGGCGCCGAACGAGCAGCTGACCGGCTGGTATTTGCCGCCGGAGGCGGCGGATCGCGGCGACTTCCGCACGGCGCTCGATGCGTACATGTCGGCGGACCGGACGCTCGTCAAGTTCGACGTCGTGTTCGAGGGCAATCCGTACGCCGAGGAGACGTTGTCCAAGACGGCGCTGCTGGAGGACGCCGTCGACCGCGGGCTGCAGGGCACGGGGTTCGAAGATGCCCGATCCGCGCTGGGCGGCGTGACGAGCATGAACAGCGATTTGCGCGAGATTTCCGCCGGCGACTACAAGCGGACCGTCGCGCTCATGCTGATCGGCATCACGCTCATCTTGATCGTGCTGTTCCGCTCGCTCGTCATGCCGATGTATCTCGTCTTGTCGCTGCTGCTGACGTATTACACGTCCATGGCGTTCGCCGAGCTGCTGTTCGTGCGCATTATCGGCCTCGACGGCATCAGCTGGGCGGTGCCGTTCTTCGCCTTCGTCATGCTGATGGCGCTCGGCATCGACTACAGCATTTTCCTGATGGATCGCTTCCAAGAGTACCGGCACCTAGACCCGAAGGAAGGCATCCTGCTCGCGATGAAGCGGATGGGCGCCGTCATCATGTCGGCGGCCGTCATTCTCGGCGGCACGTTCGCCGCGATGCTGCCGTCCGGCGTCATGTCGCTCATGCAGATCGCCGTCATCGTGCTGTGCGGCCTGTTCCTGTACGCGATGGTCATGCTGCCGCTGTTCATTCCGGTCATGATACGCGTGTTCGGGCAGGCGAATTGGTGGCCGTTCATGGAGCCGCCGGGCGCCGAGGCGATCCGCGCGGCGGACGCGCACGGGAAAACCTTGCACCATTAACGACGACGTATAGAAGTACAAAAAAAGCTCTCGCCCCTACAGCCGTCAAGGCCGCTGCGGGCGAGAGCTTTTCGCTCAGGATCCGGTCGAGCGCGCCGTTATTGCAAAAACGAAGACGACGAGGTTCCCGGTTTGAAAGTGGTTTGAAGCTGGGCGATAACGTTGTCGATGTTTTGCTGCATTTGCTGCACCTGGCGCTGCTGCGCCTGGATTTGCGCTTCCAGCTGCTTTTGGGCGCCGACGAGGTCGCGGCTGATGCTGCGCAGCGCGTTGATCGTATCCATGACCTTCTGCGAGAACGAATCCGCGCCCGCGCTCAGGATCGCCTGCTGCGCTTGCTGCGCTTGCTGCTCCTGCCGCATGAAGCGCTGCTGTTGATATTGCTGATACGAAGAAGGGGTCACTTGGCCCATACCGTCTTGCATACGACGAGGCCTCCTTTCGACAAGTAGAATGCTTGGCAGAATCTGCTTCGCTTCTAGTTTGCGGCAGGAGGCCTTCGTTTATGCGGAAATTATTCCTCTTCTTTCCGCGGCGGAACGTCCACCGCCCCGGTCGGCGGCAGCGGAGGCGTGTCGTACACGTTCGGCGGCGCCGGCGGCAGCGTCGAACGATCGCCGAACGCCGGCGGCTCCGCGACGTAGCGGAACGTGCCGCGGCCGTCGAGGCTCGGCCCTTGCGCCCAGCGGCCGGTGGAGCTTTCCTCGCCCGCGGAGAAGTTGAAGAGCGTGTAGGACACTTGCTGCTTCTCGAGCTCCCGCGGGAACGTCGTCGGCGCCACGATGTCGCCGAGCTGCGCTTCGAGCTCGGCGATCGCCGCCGCCCACATGTTTTGGTGGTAAGCGTCCCGCGCGATCAGCCACGACAGCATATCCTTCACGCCGCGGTCGTCCGTCATTTCGTAGAGGCGGCACACTTGGAGCCGTCCTTGCGATTCGGCGGCCAGATTATGGCGGAAGTCCGCCAGCAAATTGCCGCTGGCGATAATATACTTCGCGTTCCACGGGTAGCCTTCGCTGTCGGACGGCTTCGAGCCGAGGCCCGACACGATCACGTGCTGCGGATTCATGCCGCCCATGACGGCGCCGAGCACCGGGTTCGCTTTCGCCGCTTGCTCTTGGACGTCCGCCGGCGTGCCGTCGAGCAGCCGGGCGATCATCGTGGCGAGCATTTCGACGTGGGCGATCTCCTCCGTGCCGACATCGAGCAGCAAATCCTTGTACTTGCCCTCGACCCGGCAGTTCCAGCCTTGGAATAAATATTGCATCATGACGGTGATTTCGCCGAATTGACCGCCGAGCACCTCTTGCAGTTTTTTGGCGTATACGGGATCCGGCCGCTCGGGCTTGGCGTGATACTGCATTTCTTTAATATGGTAAAACATCCTCGCGCACCACTCCGTTCTCTATTTTTCCCTCATTTCAGTTTAATGTACTCAGGCTGGTCGTCCGTTATGCGGCGGGACATAGCGCGGTTCGGCGATGGAAAAGCTACGGAAAACGGAAAGAGGAGGGAACCGAAGGCATGGACACGGAGTGGAGGCCGGCCGTCTGGCCGGAAATCGCGCCGCCGGCGGACGCCGCCGCGTGCGAGCGATGCGAGCTGTCGCGGCAGCGCGCCCGCGTCATCTGGGCGGAAGGCGGCGAGGAGGCGCCGATCGCCGCCGTGCTGGACAATCCCGGCGCGAGGGAGGACCGCGAAGGCACGCCGTTCGTGTGCGCGACGAGGTCGGCGCTGCAGCGGGCCGTCGCGGAGGCCGGCTTGACCGCGGAGGAGCTGTTCGTGACGTATTTGCTGAAATGCCGGCCGATCCGCGCCTACGACAAAGAAGCGGCGCGGAAGGCGTGCTTCGCCTATCTTGAAGGGCAGCTCGAAGGGCGGCGCGCGATCATGCTGCTCGGCCTCGTCGCGGCCCGGTTCGCGCTCGATAGGCCCGATGCGGAGATGGCGGAGCTGCGCGGCCGATGGCACGAGTTCCGGGGCATTCCGGCTCGGGTGACGTACCATCCGCTCGCGGTCCATCGGCGGCCGAATCTCGCGAAGGGATTTTTCGCGGATTGGCGCGAGCTAGCCGTAATGGCGCTTCCAGCCGTAGGCGGCGGTCGCCGCGAGCAGCGCGACCGCGGCGGGGAATAGCGCCTCGGGGGCGCGGGCCGCGCCGAGCAGCGGTTCGACGCGGAGCTGGAGCACCGCGGAGAACGACATGACCGCGGCGATGGCGATCTGCGTCCAAGGCGCGGACGTGATCCAACCGTACAGGCGCGGGCCGAGCAGGACGAGCGCGGTCGTCGCGGCGAGATTCCCGGCGAACGTGACGAACAGGCTCGGGGAGGCGGCGGAGACGAGCACCGACGTATCGACCGACGTGAGCGCGTCGAGCCACAGCGTCGTGCCGACGATCGCGCCGATCGTTCGCTTGGGCAGCACGCTCTCGGCGCGGAACGACATCTGCGACTCGCCGGCGAGCCGGAGCGCGAAGAAAACGATGCCGACGGCGGAGACGAGCCTGAGGCCGGGCAGGCGAAACATCGTGTCGGCGGCGAGGCAGTAGATCGGATGCGCCGACGCGAGCGTCGCGAAGACGAGAAGGCGCGCCGCACGGGGGTGCGGGTGCCGTTTGATTTGGATGGCGCTGAAGATGAGCAAGATGCTGTCGATGGACGTAATGAAAAACAAGAAAGCGACAATGAGCGTTTCCCGCATGGCGTCCTCCTCATGGTCCGGTGCCGGGTGTCTCTACTTTATGTATTCGGACAAGGAGGACGATATGATGGTTGTTTCCGCGCAAGCAAAAACCTCCCGCATGCCGCGGGAGGTTCGTCGCGTGAATATATCGCAATCGATTATTGGTAGTAGCCTTGGTTGAAATGAGAAGGCTGTTGGATCGCTTGGTTCGCGATCGAGCCCATCGTTTGGCGAACCGTCGATTCCAGCTGGCGGCACGCCTGCACCGCTTGCTGCAGCGCGTTGATCGCATGATAGTGCTCTTGCAGCATGTGCTGGATTTGCTGCGCGTTTTGCTGCTCGAGCTGCGCCATTTGCGTTTGCTCCTGCAGCATCTGTTGGATGCGCTGCGCGTTTTGCTGCTCCATTTGCGCCATGTGCGCCTGCTCATGCATCAGCTGCTGAATGCGCTGCGCGTTTTGCTGCTCGAGCTGCGCCATTTGCGTATACAGCTGGTTGTGCTGCTGCGTCTGCTGGATGACTTGCTGGCAGAGCGCCTCGATTTGCTGGAACTGCTGCGAGATTTGGTTCGTTTGCGCTTGGTGCATGGTTACCCTCCTAGAATTGTGCATGTCGGTGCTTCGCCGTCTGATGGCGGCCCGACTGGTAGTATGCTCCAGGCTGGAAAAACTATGCACGCGTTCCGGCACGAAATGTTCCCGTCAGCTGGTGAAACGGTCCGCGACCGCGCTCGCGCCGAACGATTCCGGCTTGATGCGGGCGACGTACCCGACGGAGGTGACCCATCCTTTGATTTCGGTGATGAGCGCCTTCGTCTCGCCCTGCTGCCCGATGTCGATATGAATTTCGAGCGGCCACGCCGACAGAAGGGAGTTCATGCCTTGGGCGTTGAGCAGCTCGACGAGCGACAGGCTCAGCTCGGTTTCTCGGTAGATGCGGTGACGCAAATCGTACATCGGTTTCATCCGCTGCTTGCGGAAAAAGAAACGGGCGCCTTTGCCGACCCGATGAATGACGACCGCGGTGACGAACGTAGTGGCTTGGTGCGTCGTCTGGGAGTCTGTGCCGATGACGATTTTGTGCGCCGCCTTCGGGTCCTCCTCCAAGTAAGCTGCGATGTGACGAATCATCTGGTCGACGGAAAGCAAGCCGGAGGTCGGGCTGCGGAATTGCATGCGGCATGTCTCCTTTCCGATACTTGATTCTGTTTTTTTACTCAGTATACCCGATTGTCAGAAAATTCGCTCCATTTTTGCGGCAAAAGCGTCTCCATACGTTTCAATGCGTCTCTTTGGAAGGCTTATGCGCGCAGGCGCCTGGCGATGAACGAAATTCGCGGCGGACGAAAAGCGGCAAACCCGCGTCGAAGCTTGTCAAACCGGGGCTGCTGCACTATACTCAAGTTGTCCGACAAAACGAATACCGGAAACCGGGAGCTGAATGAAGTTCGGCTGAGAGTGGAGCCTTGTGTTCCTGACCGTGCATCTGATCTGGGTAATGCCAGCGTAGAGAACCGCGACATGCGACGCGTCGACCGTCCTTGGCTTGCTTATCCACAGCAGGCGGAAGGACGGTTTTTTTGTATGGCTTCGGGACCGGATAGGGCGGAGTTAGGTTCGGATGAAAACACATAGAAAACGGGGGAGAAACGAAATGAACAAGCGTTGGACGAAATGGATCGGCATCGTGCCCGCGGCGGCGCTCGCCGTTGCGGCGCTCGCCGGCTGCGCGGCCGGAAACGAAACGAATCAAGCGGAGGGCGGGGAACAGCTCCGCAAAGTGACGGTCGTGCTCGATTGGACGCCGAATACGAACCATACGGGGCTGTACGTCGCCGATGCGAAGGGGTATTACGAAGAAGAAGGGCTCGACGTCGACATCGTGCAGCCGGGCGATGCCGGCGCGGACGCGGTCGTCGCTTCGGGCGAAGCGGAATTCGGCGTCAGCTATCAAGAAGGCGTGACGCTCGCGCGGACGCAGAACTTCCCGCTCGTATCGATCGCGGCCGTCATTCAGCACAATACGTCGGGCTTCGCGGCGCCGGCTTCGCTCGGCATCAAGTCACCGAAGGATTTCGAGGGGAAAACGTACGGCGGCTGGGGCTCGCCGGTCGAAGCGGCGATGATCGAGTCGCTGATGAACGAAGCCGGCGCCGATTTCTCCAAAGTCGAGATCGTCAGCATCGGCAACAACGATTTCTTCACCGCGCAGCACAACGGCATCGATTTCCAATGGATTTATTACGGCTGGACCGGGGTCGAATCGGAGCTTCGCGGCGAACCGATCGACGTCGTCTGGTTGACGGACTATTCCGATAAGCTGGATTACTACACGCCTGTGCTCGTAACGAACGAAACGCTGCTGAAAGACGACCCGGAGCTCGCGAAGAAGTTCCTGCGGGCGACGTCGAAAGGATATACGTTCGCCGCCGAGCAGCCGGAGGAAGCCGCGAACGTCTTGGTCGAAGCGGTGCCGGAGCTGAACAAGGACCTTGTCGTCGCGAGTCAGAAATGGCTGAGCCCGAAATATATCGACGACGCGTCCCGCTGGGGCGAGCAGAAGCAAGAGGTTTGGGAAAATTACGCGGCGTGGATGTCGGAGCACGGCTTGCTCGAAGGCGAGTTCGATGCGGCGAAGGCGTTCGCGAACGAGTATTTGCCGGAATAAAAAGGGGGCGAAGCGAATGGCCGACGCGCTCGTCAGCATTCAAATTTTGCCGCGGACGCCGAACGGGGAAAGCGTCATCCCGTACGTCGATCGCGCGATCGAGATCATTCAGGCGTCCGGCGTCCGTTACGTCGTCGGTCCGCTCGAGACGACGATGGAGGGCGATTTCTCGGAGCTGCTCGAGATCGTGAAAGCGATGAACGACGAAATGATCCGCCTCGGGGCGCCGAGCGTCCTGTCGCAGGTGAAAATCTCGTACAACCCGACGGACGGGGCGTCGATCGACCGTCTGATCGCGAAGTACCGAACATGAACGCGCTTCGCGCCGTTTGGCCGCCCGCCGCGGCGGTCGCCGCGTTCCTGCTCGCCTGGGAGGGCGCGGCTCGCGCGGAATGGTTCCCGCCTTTCTTGTTTCCGGGGCCCGGCGCGGTCGCTCGGGCGTTCGCCGAGGACGCCGCGCTCGTCGCTTCCCATGCCGCTTCGTCGTTCGGCATCGCCGTCGCGGGCCTCGCCTGCGGCTTCGCGTTCGGCTTAGGCGTCGCCTGCGCGCTGCACTTGGCGCGGCCGCTGCGCTCCGCGTTCGCGCCGCTGCTCATCCTGTCGCAGAACGTGCCGACGATCGTGCTCGCGCCGCTGCTCGTCGTCTGGTTCGGCTTCGGGTGGATGCCGAAGCTCGTGCTGCTGACGCTGGTCTGCTTCTTCCCGATTGCGGTGTCTACGTTGGACGGGCTTGCCCGGGCCGATCGGAACATGGTAGGGTATATGCGGATGGCCGGGGCGACGCGCTGGCAGACGTTCGCGAAGCTGGAGCTTCCGGGGGCGCTGCCTCCGTTGTTTTCGGGCCTTAAGGTGTCGGCCGCTTACAGCGTGCTCGGCGCGGTCATCGCCGAATGGGCGGGCGCGAGCCGCGGGCTCGGCGTCTATTTGAACTTGATGAAATCGGGATACCGAGTGGACCGCATGTTCGTGGCGATCGCCGTCATCGCGGCGTTGAGCTTGTTGTTGTACTCGCTTGTCGCCGGATGCGAGCGGCGCTGGATTCGTTGGCATCGCGACCGCGAGTAAGAGGAGGATATCATGAATTACCATACCGAGGCCGATTCGGCGCCCGTCAAGCTAGAGCTGCGCTCGATCGGGAAAACGTACGACATCGGCGGGCAAACGGCCGAGGTGCTTTCCGGGATCGACCTGACGGTGCGCGATAAACAGTTCGTCTCCGTCGTCGGTCCTTCGGGAAGCGGGAAAAGCACGCTGTTTTACATCATCGGCGGGTTGACGCCCCCGACGACGGGCACGGTCTGGCTCGACGGCCGGGACGTAACCGGCCGGCGGGGCCTTATCAGCTACATGCCGCAGCACGACAGCATGTTTCCGTGGCGGACGGTGCTCGATAACGTCATCCTGTCGCAGGAAATCGCCGGCGTGCCGAAAGCCGAAGCGCGAAGGACGGCCGCGGAATGGCTGCATCGCGTCGGCTTGGGCGGCTACGAAGGGGCGCTGCCTCATCAGCTGTCGGGCGGCATGCGGCAGCGGGCGTCGTTCCTGCGCGCGCTGTTAAGCCCGAGGGAGCTCATGTGCTTGGACGAGCCGTTCGGCGCGCTGGACGCGCTGACCCGGCTCGACATGCAGCAGTGGCTGCTTCGCATGTGGGAGGAGACGCGCCGCTCCGTGCTGTTCGTGACGCACAGCATCGAGGAGGCGCTGCTGCTGTCGGATCGCGTCTACGTGCTCGCCGGCCGGCCCGCCGTCGTGGCGGACGTCGTCGACGTGCCGTTCGGGCGGCCGCGGGACGAGACGGTGACGTCCGAGCGGGCGTTCCTCGACTTGAAGAAACGGATTTACGAAACGCTTCGGGGAGGGCGGCTGCACGTATGAGCGCGCCCTATTGCTGGGATACGCATATTCACCTGGAACAGTACGGGGAGCGGGCGGACGCGCTCGTGCGCGAAAGTGCCGCGGCCGGCGTCGAGGCGATAGTCGCCGTCTCGATGGACCTCGCCTCGTGCGAGCGCACCGCCGCCTTGGCCGCCGCGCACCCGGGCGTCGTCCGGCCGGCGTACGGCTTCCATCCGGAGCAGCCGCTGCCGGATGATGCCGCCCTGGACCGTCTGTTCGACTGGATGGAGCGGCTCGCGGCCCGCGGCGAACGGTTCGCCGTCGGCGAGGTCGGGCTGCCGTATTACACCCGCACGGAGGCGGAGCACTCAGGCTCGGCGTTCGACGAAGGGCCGTATGTCAGGTTGCTCGAACGGTTCGTCGCGTTCGCCGCGCGGCGGAACCTCGCGATCGCGCTGCACGCGGTGTACGAGGATGCGCATAAGGCGCTGGACGTGCTGGAGAAGCACGGCGCGCGGCGGGCGCATTTCCATTGGTTCAAGGGCGACGCGGAGGCGGTGCGCCGCATCGTGCGGCTCGGGGCGATGGTATCGTTCACGCCCGACTGCTTGTACGACGACGAGACGCGGTCGCTGCTTCGGGCGTTCCCGCTGTCCGCGATGCTGACGGAGACGGACGGGCCTTGGCCGTTCGAGGGGCCTTACGAGGGCCGCGCCACGCATCCGGCGATGACGCGCGACGTCGTCGCCGCCATCGCCGAGGCGCACGGGATCGCGCCCGAGGAGGCCGCCGCGGCGCTTCGCCGCAACGCCGAGCGTCTGTACGGCGATTCATGAAGCAGGGCTTCCCGCGCCGCTTGGCGGCGCAGGAAGCCCTTTGGTTTTTGCGCGAGCCGGCCGGGCTGGCGGCGGTTTCTCCGGCGCCCGCGGCCGGGAATAGTCGGATTATCTCCGACTAAATCGTCCCAACCAGCGCCCGCGGCGGGAATAGTCGGAGTATCTCCGACTAAATCGCCTCAACCGGCGCCCGCGTCCGGAATAGTCGGAGTTTTTCCGACTAAATCGCCTCAACCGGCGCCCGCGTCCGGAATAGTCGGAGTTTCTCCGACTAAATCGCCTCAACCGGCACCCGCGTCCGGAATAGTCGGAGTTTCTCCGACTAAATCGCCCCAACCGCCGCCCGCGTCCGGAATAGTCGGAGTATCTCCGACTAAATCGCTCCAACCGGCGCCCGCGGCCGGAATAGTCGGAGTCTCTCCGACTAAATCGCCTCAACCGGCGCCCGCGTCCGGAATAGTCGGAGTTTCTCCGACTAAATCGCCCGAACCGCCGCCCGCGTCCGGAATAGTCGGAGTTTCTCCGACTAAATCGCCCGAACCGCCGCCCGCGACCGCAATAGTCGGAGTTTCTCCGACGAAATCGCCCCAACCGGCGCCTGCGGCCGGAATAGTCGGAGTTTCTCCGACTAAATCGCCCGAACCACCGCCCGCGGCCGCCCGTCGAAGTTTCGCTTATTCGTATCGATTATGGGATCGCCCGTAAGAGAACAACGAATGAAACCGGCTGCGCACGCCGTCGATGAACCGGGTCAGCCGGGCCTGCGCCTGCAGCCAATCCTCGGACCATTCCCGAACGGCCTCCTCTCGCGAGGATTGCCACTGCTCCATGGCGCGCCGGCGATATTCGGAATCGAAATCCATAGGCAAGCCCTCCCGTTATAAGAAGTCAGAAAATTCTGTCTTAACTAAAATGATAGCGCTTTCTCCACTATATGTCAATGCGCCGCCGTTGGTGCTTGTCCGTTCCCGACAGAAGCGAGCGAGACGGGCGTCGCAAAGCAAATGTAACCATCTCTCGACCGCGGGCAGGGATATCCCTTCCTCTCG encodes the following:
- a CDS encoding MarR family transcriptional regulator; this encodes MDKSQLASLIERYEEAQFIVTRRVNAAIRERMPEDLTLDQYAVIRYMRKRDRSTSTEIADVFCVGKSSVTAIINRLHDKGLIERFPDEKDRRVTSLRLTDEGRRLGDAMEDRIQELLSGYLQHFDVKEAFAFIELFEKLAHLLMERMGPEREEGGNE
- a CDS encoding MMPL family transporter, yielding MMRAILKWRWLVFAAWIAATAALVVAAPNMEELVRTKGQIEVPDGYSSSVAAELIDELNAGKAEGGEGASAVLVLHDGEGLGEEGLAAAREAIERLKAGEAEYGITGVTTHFDTPELESQLVSEDGTTALALVTIDMGGRTPAEAKDALYEAIGDTSLEHYYTGGWLISEDVIQSSQAGLKKTEWITLVFILAILFVVFRSAVAPFIPLVAVGFSYVAAQSIVAFLVDGFDFPLSNFTQIFLVAVLFGIGTDYCILLISRFKEELAHADNVQDAVLATYRASGKTVLFSGLAVLVGFTSIGFSKFVLYQSAAAVAVGVAVMLLALVTLVPFFMATLGPKLFWPARGSLEHKPSRLWGAVGSFALKRPVWALLVLAAVTVPALSVYQGSTSFNSLDEIGDKYESVKAFNLIAEGFGPGDSLPTTVVLKADRPFDTPEGLAAVEQVSRELAQVDGVKLVRSATRPTGDAIEDLRIAKQAETLGSGIGEAGDGLGQIGSGLQEAGEALKANAPKLQDAAAGAGQLVDGTIELKTGVIQLGDGLQRIEQGLREGSVGAAELAQGLREAHASAEQLSAAAAQLSQSYRTIGVGLDALAGAYEQTTAKQAELTAGLASVGQGLDALAANYPELQDDAGFQQVRGAVAQLADGSAQLNEGLAQLNEQLEAVAGGVKQANAGLEQAAAGQQALTQGLAQLAEGIEQLQAGIEQAAAGQGQIVAKLPELNGGFDRLTEGQRELQSGFAQLSAQLGELTNGLDQSVDGLTQVTEGLASAQEYLAGLSSAPNEQLTGWYLPPEAADRGDFRTALDAYMSADRTLVKFDVVFEGNPYAEETLSKTALLEDAVDRGLQGTGFEDARSALGGVTSMNSDLREISAGDYKRTVALMLIGITLILIVLFRSLVMPMYLVLSLLLTYYTSMAFAELLFVRIIGLDGISWAVPFFAFVMLMALGIDYSIFLMDRFQEYRHLDPKEGILLAMKRMGAVIMSAAVILGGTFAAMLPSGVMSLMQIAVIVLCGLFLYAMVMLPLFIPVMIRVFGQANWWPFMEPPGAEAIRAADAHGKTLHH
- a CDS encoding manganese catalase family protein; this encodes MFYHIKEMQYHAKPERPDPVYAKKLQEVLGGQFGEITVMMQYLFQGWNCRVEGKYKDLLLDVGTEEIAHVEMLATMIARLLDGTPADVQEQAAKANPVLGAVMGGMNPQHVIVSGLGSKPSDSEGYPWNAKYIIASGNLLADFRHNLAAESQGRLQVCRLYEMTDDRGVKDMLSWLIARDAYHQNMWAAAIAELEAQLGDIVAPTTFPRELEKQQVSYTLFNFSAGEESSTGRWAQGPSLDGRGTFRYVAEPPAFGDRSTLPPAPPNVYDTPPLPPTGAVDVPPRKEEE
- a CDS encoding uracil-DNA glycosylase, encoding MDTEWRPAVWPEIAPPADAAACERCELSRQRARVIWAEGGEEAPIAAVLDNPGAREDREGTPFVCATRSALQRAVAEAGLTAEELFVTYLLKCRPIRAYDKEAARKACFAYLEGQLEGRRAIMLLGLVAARFALDRPDAEMAELRGRWHEFRGIPARVTYHPLAVHRRPNLAKGFFADWRELAVMALPAVGGGRREQRDRGGE
- a CDS encoding ribonuclease H-like YkuK family protein, whose amino-acid sequence is MQFRSPTSGLLSVDQMIRHIAAYLEEDPKAAHKIVIGTDSQTTHQATTFVTAVVIHRVGKGARFFFRKQRMKPMYDLRHRIYRETELSLSLVELLNAQGMNSLLSAWPLEIHIDIGQQGETKALITEIKGWVTSVGYVARIKPESFGASAVADRFTS
- a CDS encoding ABC transporter substrate-binding protein, with the protein product MNKRWTKWIGIVPAAALAVAALAGCAAGNETNQAEGGEQLRKVTVVLDWTPNTNHTGLYVADAKGYYEEEGLDVDIVQPGDAGADAVVASGEAEFGVSYQEGVTLARTQNFPLVSIAAVIQHNTSGFAAPASLGIKSPKDFEGKTYGGWGSPVEAAMIESLMNEAGADFSKVEIVSIGNNDFFTAQHNGIDFQWIYYGWTGVESELRGEPIDVVWLTDYSDKLDYYTPVLVTNETLLKDDPELAKKFLRATSKGYTFAAEQPEEAANVLVEAVPELNKDLVVASQKWLSPKYIDDASRWGEQKQEVWENYAAWMSEHGLLEGEFDAAKAFANEYLPE
- a CDS encoding MTH1187 family thiamine-binding protein encodes the protein MADALVSIQILPRTPNGESVIPYVDRAIEIIQASGVRYVVGPLETTMEGDFSELLEIVKAMNDEMIRLGAPSVLSQVKISYNPTDGASIDRLIAKYRT
- a CDS encoding ABC transporter permease, which encodes MNALRAVWPPAAAVAAFLLAWEGAARAEWFPPFLFPGPGAVARAFAEDAALVASHAASSFGIAVAGLACGFAFGLGVACALHLARPLRSAFAPLLILSQNVPTIVLAPLLVVWFGFGWMPKLVLLTLVCFFPIAVSTLDGLARADRNMVGYMRMAGATRWQTFAKLELPGALPPLFSGLKVSAAYSVLGAVIAEWAGASRGLGVYLNLMKSGYRVDRMFVAIAVIAALSLLLYSLVAGCERRWIRWHRDRE
- a CDS encoding ABC transporter ATP-binding protein, which produces MNYHTEADSAPVKLELRSIGKTYDIGGQTAEVLSGIDLTVRDKQFVSVVGPSGSGKSTLFYIIGGLTPPTTGTVWLDGRDVTGRRGLISYMPQHDSMFPWRTVLDNVILSQEIAGVPKAEARRTAAEWLHRVGLGGYEGALPHQLSGGMRQRASFLRALLSPRELMCLDEPFGALDALTRLDMQQWLLRMWEETRRSVLFVTHSIEEALLLSDRVYVLAGRPAVVADVVDVPFGRPRDETVTSERAFLDLKKRIYETLRGGRLHV